GCCCGCCCGCCTCGCCATGACGGACCGCTACACCATCCACAGCCAGCTAGAGCACCTGCAGTCCAAGTACATCGGCACGGGGCACGCCGACACCACCAAGTGGGAGTGGCTGGTGAACCAGCACCGCGACTCGTACTGCTCCTACA
This sequence is a window from Zonotrichia albicollis isolate bZonAlb1 chromosome 3, bZonAlb1.hap1, whole genome shotgun sequence. Protein-coding genes within it:
- the SF3B5 gene encoding splicing factor 3B subunit 5 — encoded protein: MTDRYTIHSQLEHLQSKYIGTGHADTTKWEWLVNQHRDSYCSYMGHFDLLNYFAIAENESKARVRFNLMEKMLQPCGPPADKPDES